Proteins from one Nitrobacteraceae bacterium AZCC 2146 genomic window:
- a CDS encoding acetyl esterase (product_source=KO:K01066; cath_funfam=3.40.50.1820; cog=COG0657; ko=KO:K01066; pfam=PF07859; superfamily=53474), with product MPVVLDPDAAAVLQAFRDAGRPPYETLTPPEAREWYLKARFVAHPEPPVMASVKAMTVPGPAGAIPVRIYTPPKLRHADGMAPCLVFFHGGGWVIGDLDSHDVVCRTLAVEGEMMVISVDYRLAPEHKFPAAIDDALAATRWIADNAIQLNVDASRIYVGGDSAGGNLAAIVSIDAREHGPRLAGQVLIYPATDFRMTHPSHSEPETDCLLTHAVIRWFRDHYLNGQDDIDNWRASPARVKNLAGLPPAYVITAGADPLRDEGDEYAKRLSEAGVPVAYKTYPGQFHGFVTMGKILPKANEALHEIGNWLKRLG from the coding sequence ATGCCCGTTGTTCTCGATCCCGATGCCGCCGCCGTCCTCCAGGCGTTTCGCGACGCCGGCCGTCCGCCCTATGAAACGTTGACGCCGCCGGAAGCGCGCGAGTGGTACCTGAAGGCTCGCTTCGTCGCGCATCCCGAACCGCCGGTGATGGCGTCGGTGAAAGCGATGACGGTGCCGGGACCTGCCGGCGCGATCCCGGTGCGGATTTACACGCCGCCAAAGCTGCGGCACGCCGACGGCATGGCGCCCTGCCTGGTGTTCTTCCATGGCGGTGGCTGGGTGATCGGCGATCTCGATTCTCACGACGTGGTCTGCCGCACGCTGGCGGTGGAAGGCGAGATGATGGTGATATCCGTCGACTACCGCCTCGCCCCCGAGCACAAATTTCCCGCCGCCATCGACGACGCCCTCGCCGCGACACGATGGATCGCCGACAATGCCATCCAGCTCAACGTCGACGCATCGCGCATCTACGTCGGTGGCGACAGCGCCGGCGGCAACCTCGCCGCCATCGTTTCGATCGACGCCCGCGAGCACGGCCCAAGACTGGCAGGCCAGGTGCTGATCTATCCCGCCACCGACTTCCGCATGACGCATCCCTCGCACAGCGAGCCCGAGACCGACTGCCTGCTGACGCATGCTGTGATCCGCTGGTTTCGCGATCACTATCTGAACGGCCAGGACGACATCGACAACTGGCGCGCCTCGCCGGCCCGCGTGAAGAATCTCGCCGGCCTGCCGCCGGCCTATGTGATCACCGCCGGCGCCGATCCGCTGCGCGACGAAGGCGATGAATATGCCAAGCGGCTTTCAGAGGCCGGTGTACCCGTCGCTTACAAAACCTATCCCGGCCAGTTTCATGGCTTTGTCACCATGGGCAAGATCCTGCCGAAGGCGAACGAGGCCCTGCACGAGATCGGGAATTGGCTGAAGAGGTTGGGCTAG
- a CDS encoding NAD(P)-dependent dehydrogenase (short-subunit alcohol dehydrogenase family) (product_source=COG1028; cath_funfam=3.40.50.720; cog=COG1028; pfam=PF13561; superfamily=51735), translating into MTDSIRLDGRIALVTGAAGAIGTETMRLLAARGACIVAVDRDAEQLKHAVKGLPAHAEALAIVADVTREDDVEGYVAHALGKFSRIDIFFNNAGIEGEIAPIVRASVENFRRVLEVNVVGVFLGMKHVLPTMLKQNSGSIINTASIAGVIGSADIAAYSASKHAVIGLTKSAAQECTGTNVRVNCICPGMIDSRMLSAIVVGRNNGAPVPPEKVYDRIPARRLGLAAEVAPIVAFLASDDASYVSGSAYTVDGGRTTS; encoded by the coding sequence ATGACTGACAGCATTCGTCTGGACGGCCGGATCGCGCTGGTCACCGGCGCCGCAGGGGCGATCGGAACCGAAACCATGCGCCTGCTCGCGGCGCGCGGCGCCTGCATCGTCGCGGTCGATCGCGATGCGGAGCAACTCAAGCACGCGGTCAAGGGGTTACCGGCGCATGCCGAAGCGCTGGCAATTGTTGCCGACGTGACCCGCGAAGACGATGTCGAGGGTTACGTTGCGCACGCGCTCGGCAAGTTCAGCCGCATCGACATCTTCTTCAACAATGCCGGCATTGAGGGCGAGATCGCGCCGATCGTCCGCGCCTCCGTGGAAAATTTCCGCCGGGTGCTCGAGGTCAACGTCGTCGGCGTGTTCCTTGGCATGAAACATGTGCTGCCGACGATGCTGAAGCAGAACAGCGGCTCGATCATCAACACCGCCTCGATCGCCGGCGTCATCGGCTCCGCGGATATCGCCGCCTACAGCGCCAGCAAGCACGCGGTGATCGGGCTCACCAAGAGCGCGGCGCAGGAATGCACCGGCACGAATGTGCGGGTGAATTGCATCTGCCCCGGCATGATCGACAGCCGGATGCTGAGCGCCATCGTGGTCGGCCGCAACAATGGCGCGCCGGTACCGCCGGAGAAAGTTTACGATCGCATTCCCGCGCGGCGGCTTGGCCTTGCTGCCGAGGTGGCGCCGATCGTCGCGTTCCTCGCATCCGATGACGCCAGCTATGTCTCCGGCTCCGCCTATACCGTCGATGGCGGCCGCACCACGTCGTAA
- a CDS encoding hypothetical protein (product_source=COG4765; cleavage_site_network=SignalP-noTM; cog=COG4765; pfam=PF09923) → MFRTLTIAGLAALVAATSLSLAPPAQAQLGNLFSDPAPRPPGNVPRGNQPPPMDDEEEVPELPQGRLLPTRPGQGVPPPGAVQSQPLAPPPATTVIPQNVPPGAAPQQPNVANAPPAAAPLPPGQRQPPKVAPPTPATLQPGDEVVSEPPAQKIVNKKASFSGLDKITGRIINFDADIGETVQFGALRVKTDACYTRPATEAANTDAFVEVDEITLQGEVKRIFSGWMFAASPGLHGVEHPIYDIWLTDCKGPEATVATTQPDPPKPPPPAKRAAPKQPPRQQPVQQPLQQNPFPTFRQ, encoded by the coding sequence ATGTTTCGAACCCTGACCATTGCCGGACTTGCGGCACTCGTTGCCGCCACCTCGCTGTCGCTCGCGCCCCCGGCGCAGGCGCAGCTCGGCAACCTGTTCAGCGATCCCGCGCCGCGCCCGCCCGGCAACGTGCCGCGCGGCAACCAGCCGCCGCCGATGGACGACGAGGAAGAGGTGCCGGAACTGCCGCAGGGCCGGCTGCTGCCGACCCGGCCGGGGCAGGGCGTGCCGCCGCCCGGCGCCGTGCAGTCGCAGCCGCTGGCGCCGCCGCCCGCCACCACCGTGATCCCGCAGAACGTGCCGCCCGGCGCGGCACCGCAACAACCGAACGTCGCCAATGCGCCGCCGGCCGCAGCACCCTTGCCGCCCGGCCAGCGCCAGCCGCCCAAGGTGGCGCCGCCGACGCCGGCAACGTTGCAGCCCGGCGACGAGGTGGTGTCCGAGCCGCCGGCGCAGAAGATCGTCAACAAGAAGGCGAGCTTCTCGGGCCTCGACAAGATCACCGGCCGCATCATCAATTTCGACGCCGACATCGGCGAGACCGTGCAGTTCGGCGCGCTGCGGGTGAAGACCGACGCCTGCTATACGCGCCCGGCCACCGAGGCCGCCAATACCGACGCCTTCGTCGAGGTCGACGAGATCACGCTGCAGGGCGAGGTGAAGCGGATCTTCTCCGGCTGGATGTTTGCCGCCAGCCCCGGCCTGCACGGCGTCGAGCATCCGATCTACGATATCTGGCTGACCGACTGCAAAGGCCCGGAAGCGACCGTTGCGACCACGCAGCCCGATCCGCCGAAGCCGCCACCGCCGGCCAAGCGTGCCGCGCCGAAGCAGCCGCCGCGTCAACAGCCGGTGCAGCAACCTCTGCAGCAAAACCCGTTCCCGACGTTCAGGCAGTAA
- a CDS encoding branched-chain amino acid transport system substrate-binding protein (product_source=KO:K01999; cath_funfam=3.40.50.2300; cleavage_site_network=SignalP-noTM; cog=COG0683; ko=KO:K01999; pfam=PF13458; superfamily=53822) gives MPIRRTSPAVALLATLVITLPARAADNTIKIGNTAPYSGPASAYGTIARAEAAYFQMLNDNGGINGRKVEFMTLDDGYAPAKTVEQTRRLVEQDDVLALFSSVGTAPNISVQKYLNLKKVPQLFVSSGATRWNDPEHFPWTVGFNPTYEQEGRIYAQYILKTKPSAKIAIIIPNEDAGKDYLKGFKEGLGEHGDQLVAQTTYLTTDPTIDSQMVLMQTSGADVLFAEATPKFAAQAIKKAGAMGWKPLIILPSVSNSYAAVLEPAGLENSTGVVTGLYLKDPNDPLWANDPGLRDWLAWMKKYQPGVSTGDLYNVQGYTAAQVMSTVLQNCKDDLSRDNILKQATMLDGLALPMLLPGINIHTEPNNVTPIRQLQMARFDGKSWVLMGEILGEK, from the coding sequence ATGCCTATCCGCCGCACGAGTCCGGCTGTCGCTCTGCTTGCGACTCTTGTCATCACCCTTCCCGCCCGCGCCGCCGACAACACCATCAAGATCGGCAACACCGCGCCCTACAGCGGCCCGGCATCGGCCTATGGCACCATCGCGCGCGCCGAGGCCGCCTATTTCCAGATGCTGAACGATAATGGCGGCATCAACGGCCGCAAGGTCGAGTTCATGACGCTGGACGATGGCTATGCGCCGGCCAAGACCGTCGAGCAGACCCGCCGCCTGGTCGAGCAGGACGACGTGCTGGCGCTGTTCTCCTCGGTCGGCACCGCGCCCAACATCTCGGTGCAGAAATATCTCAACCTGAAGAAAGTGCCGCAGCTGTTCGTGTCCTCTGGCGCGACGCGCTGGAACGATCCCGAGCACTTCCCCTGGACCGTCGGCTTCAACCCGACCTACGAACAGGAAGGCCGGATTTACGCGCAATACATCCTGAAAACAAAACCCAGCGCCAAAATCGCGATCATCATTCCCAACGAGGACGCGGGCAAAGACTATCTGAAGGGTTTCAAGGAAGGCCTCGGCGAACACGGCGATCAGCTGGTGGCGCAGACCACCTATCTCACCACCGACCCGACCATCGATTCCCAGATGGTGCTGATGCAGACCTCCGGCGCCGATGTGTTGTTCGCCGAGGCGACGCCGAAATTCGCGGCGCAGGCGATCAAGAAAGCCGGTGCGATGGGCTGGAAGCCGCTGATCATCCTGCCCTCGGTGTCGAACTCCTACGCCGCGGTGCTGGAGCCCGCCGGCCTGGAAAATTCCACCGGCGTCGTCACCGGGCTTTACCTGAAGGATCCCAACGATCCGCTGTGGGCGAACGATCCCGGCCTCAGGGACTGGCTGGCCTGGATGAAGAAGTATCAACCCGGCGTCTCGACCGGCGATCTCTACAACGTGCAGGGCTACACCGCCGCGCAGGTGATGAGCACCGTGCTGCAAAACTGCAAGGACGACCTCAGCCGCGACAACATCCTCAAGCAGGCGACGATGCTCGATGGTCTCGCACTGCCGATGCTGTTGCCGGGGATCAATATCCACACCGAGCCGAATAACGTGACGCCCATCCGGCAATTGCAGATGGCGCGCTTCGACGGCAAGTCCTGGGTGCTGATGGGGGAGATATTGGGAGAGAAGTGA
- a CDS encoding leucyl/phenylalanyl-tRNA--protein transferase (product_source=KO:K00684; cog=COG2360; ko=KO:K00684; pfam=PF03588; superfamily=55729; tigrfam=TIGR00667) — MSSRDSSSSEITPEILLRAYACGIFPMSESADDPSLFWVEPEQRGVIPLDGFRVSSRLARTVRSDVFTVTVNTAFKAVIAECAAPKPGRDDTWINKRIRDLYGELHEMGHAHSVEVWNGDALVGGLYGVNLGRAFFGESMFHHARDASKVALVHLVARLIAGGFVLLDTQYVTDHLRSFGATEVSRRRYRVMLDAALDDIADFERLPVDFPMKGAAMLDIIASRDAATRSQRG; from the coding sequence ATGAGCTCCCGCGACTCCTCATCCTCCGAGATCACGCCGGAAATTCTGCTGCGCGCCTATGCCTGCGGAATCTTTCCAATGTCGGAGAGCGCCGACGATCCCAGCCTGTTCTGGGTCGAGCCGGAACAGCGCGGGGTGATTCCGCTGGACGGTTTTCGCGTCAGTTCGCGGCTGGCGCGCACGGTGCGCTCCGATGTCTTCACCGTCACCGTCAACACCGCCTTCAAGGCGGTGATCGCCGAATGCGCCGCTCCAAAACCCGGCCGTGACGACACCTGGATCAATAAGCGGATCCGCGACCTCTACGGCGAGCTGCACGAGATGGGCCACGCCCACAGCGTCGAGGTCTGGAATGGCGACGCCCTGGTCGGCGGGCTCTACGGCGTCAACCTCGGCCGCGCCTTCTTCGGCGAGAGCATGTTTCATCATGCGCGCGATGCTTCGAAGGTGGCGCTGGTGCATCTGGTGGCGCGGCTGATCGCCGGCGGCTTTGTGCTCCTCGACACGCAATACGTCACCGACCACCTGCGCAGCTTTGGCGCAACGGAAGTGTCGCGGCGGCGCTACCGCGTGATGCTCGACGCCGCACTCGACGATATCGCGGACTTCGAAAGACTGCCGGTGGATTTTCCGATGAAGGGTGCTGCGATGCTCGACATCATCGCCAGCCGCGACGCAGCAACGCGCTCCCAGCGGGGCTGA
- a CDS encoding glutaminase (product_source=KO:K01425; cath_funfam=2.60.120.10,3.30.750.24,3.40.710.10; cog=COG1366,COG2066; ko=KO:K01425; pfam=PF00027,PF01740,PF04960; smart=SM00100; superfamily=51206,52091,56601; tigrfam=TIGR03814) yields the protein MDATPSLLTSGHRRRTAGYRTQPPLQRFLARCHEELSEDHSGALADYIPELTRANPAHFGISVATIDGHVYEVGDSAVPFTIQSVSKAFVFALALEMLGAERVEASIGVEPSGEAFNSIRLGADNRPFNPMVNAGAIACSGLIHQVEGDGAFERIRDMLSGLAGRQLGVDEAVYASESRTGDRNRAIAWLLHNHAVIRGDVDAVLDTYFRQCAVLVTARDLAIMAATLANRGVNPVTGIQVMKPHIVASTLSVMTSSGMYDYAGEWIYRVGIPAKSGVGGGIIAALPSQIGLGTFSPLLDSHGNSVRGLKVCEALSSGFDLHMLNRSADVRTCVIADYDISGISSRRSRRPHEQQILEERHDDVRIIELVGALNFAAIDYITRRLAAEQPNAPLLILDLRRVPDITVAGARLFADNLTILSNIGVTTILSGFEATARVWETISTCIAEQLKVRRFALLDDAIEWAEDQVVYRYGGYTRIKETTHLREQALLAELTAEEIAALAELSTVRLYQAGQQIVRTGEVADSLFFLQSGMVSVKLPSGVRLASLGPGMEFGEMAIIEPVRSADVWADTAVQCLELPLAAFADYRTMRPRIGLQVMRNLSALLARRLRSANAKVDLLSAY from the coding sequence GTGGACGCCACACCCAGCCTTTTAACGAGTGGCCACCGGCGGCGGACGGCTGGATATCGCACGCAGCCTCCGCTGCAGCGATTTCTGGCGCGATGCCACGAAGAACTGAGCGAAGATCACTCCGGCGCCCTCGCCGACTATATTCCGGAGCTGACCCGGGCGAACCCCGCACATTTCGGAATCAGCGTCGCGACCATCGACGGCCACGTCTACGAGGTGGGCGATAGCGCAGTCCCCTTCACCATTCAGTCGGTATCCAAGGCATTTGTGTTCGCGCTGGCGCTTGAGATGCTCGGTGCAGAGCGCGTCGAGGCCTCGATTGGCGTCGAGCCGAGCGGAGAAGCGTTCAACTCGATCCGGCTCGGCGCCGACAACCGGCCGTTCAACCCGATGGTCAATGCCGGCGCGATCGCCTGTTCCGGGTTGATCCATCAGGTCGAGGGCGACGGCGCATTTGAGCGCATTCGCGACATGCTGAGTGGTTTGGCCGGACGGCAGCTTGGCGTCGATGAGGCCGTCTACGCCTCCGAGAGCCGGACCGGCGACCGCAATCGCGCCATCGCCTGGCTGCTGCACAACCACGCCGTAATCCGGGGCGATGTCGACGCGGTGCTGGACACCTATTTCCGCCAATGCGCGGTGCTGGTGACCGCGCGCGATCTCGCGATCATGGCGGCGACGCTGGCCAACCGCGGCGTCAATCCGGTCACCGGCATTCAGGTCATGAAGCCGCACATCGTCGCCAGTACGCTCTCGGTGATGACGAGTTCCGGCATGTATGATTACGCCGGCGAATGGATCTACCGCGTCGGCATTCCCGCCAAGAGCGGTGTCGGCGGCGGCATCATCGCCGCTTTGCCCTCGCAGATCGGGCTGGGCACCTTCTCGCCGCTCCTCGACAGCCACGGCAACAGCGTGCGCGGCCTCAAGGTCTGTGAAGCCCTGTCGTCGGGCTTCGACCTCCATATGCTCAATCGCAGCGCCGACGTCCGTACCTGCGTCATCGCCGATTACGACATCTCCGGCATTTCTTCCCGCCGCAGCCGCCGGCCGCACGAGCAGCAGATCCTCGAGGAGCGCCATGACGACGTGCGGATCATCGAGCTGGTCGGCGCACTGAATTTTGCGGCGATCGATTACATCACGCGCCGTCTGGCCGCCGAACAACCGAACGCGCCGCTCCTGATCCTCGATCTCCGTCGCGTGCCGGATATCACAGTCGCCGGGGCCCGGCTGTTCGCAGACAACCTCACGATCCTCAGCAACATCGGCGTCACCACGATCCTGTCGGGCTTCGAGGCCACCGCGCGCGTGTGGGAAACAATCAGCACCTGCATCGCGGAGCAATTGAAGGTTCGGCGGTTCGCGCTGCTCGACGATGCGATCGAATGGGCGGAGGATCAGGTCGTCTATCGCTATGGCGGCTATACGCGCATCAAGGAAACCACCCATCTGCGCGAGCAGGCGCTGCTCGCCGAGCTGACCGCGGAGGAAATCGCGGCGCTGGCTGAACTCTCGACGGTCAGGCTTTATCAGGCCGGCCAGCAGATCGTCCGCACCGGAGAGGTCGCGGACTCGCTGTTCTTTCTGCAAAGCGGCATGGTGAGCGTCAAGCTGCCGAGCGGGGTGCGCCTCGCATCGCTCGGACCGGGCATGGAGTTTGGCGAGATGGCGATCATCGAGCCGGTCCGCAGCGCCGACGTCTGGGCGGATACGGCGGTCCAGTGCCTGGAGCTTCCGCTCGCGGCCTTCGCGGACTACCGGACGATGCGTCCCCGGATTGGCCTTCAGGTCATGCGCAACCTGTCCGCGCTGCTGGCGCGCCGACTGCGCTCGGCCAATGCCAAGGTCGACCTGCTCAGCGCCTATTGA
- a CDS encoding uracil phosphoribosyltransferase (product_source=KO:K00761; cath_funfam=3.40.50.2020; cog=COG0035; ko=KO:K00761; pfam=PF14681; superfamily=53271; tigrfam=TIGR01091) → MDGVTIVNHPLVQHKLTLIREKNRSTKGFRELLNEIGMLLCYEVTRDLPLTDVEIETPLTKMTGKEIAGKKLVFAPILRAGLSFVEGMINLVPSARIAHIGLYRDPETFVAVEYFFKAPTNLDERLVIVIDPMLATANTAVAAIDRIKERGAKDIRFVCLLAAPEGIERLRGYHPDVPIWTAAIDERLTDHAYIWPGLGDAGDRAYGTK, encoded by the coding sequence ATGGACGGCGTCACGATCGTTAATCACCCGCTGGTGCAGCACAAGCTGACGCTGATCCGCGAAAAGAACCGCTCGACCAAGGGGTTTCGCGAACTCCTCAACGAAATCGGCATGCTGCTGTGCTACGAGGTGACGCGCGACCTGCCGCTCACCGACGTCGAGATCGAGACGCCGCTGACGAAAATGACCGGCAAGGAAATCGCCGGCAAGAAGCTGGTGTTCGCGCCGATCCTGCGCGCCGGGCTGTCCTTCGTCGAAGGCATGATCAACCTCGTGCCATCGGCGCGCATCGCGCATATCGGCCTGTACCGCGATCCCGAAACCTTCGTCGCCGTGGAGTATTTCTTCAAGGCCCCGACCAACCTCGACGAGCGCCTGGTGATCGTCATCGATCCCATGCTGGCGACGGCGAATACCGCGGTGGCGGCGATCGACCGCATCAAGGAGCGCGGCGCCAAGGATATCCGCTTCGTCTGTCTGCTGGCGGCGCCGGAAGGCATCGAGCGGCTGCGCGGCTACCACCCGGACGTGCCGATCTGGACCGCCGCGATCGACGAACGCCTGACTGACCACGCCTACATCTGGCCCGGCCTCGGCGACGCCGGCGACCGTGCCTACGGCACCAAGTAG
- a CDS encoding hypothetical protein (product_source=Hypo-rule applied; pfam=PF07958): MNSLNPETSAALSLLSAKAVRERAHRMLAIGLDDQLPNFRIDLGRMDAAVDLVLATTRAAYPSLDVPFHSRWRHFVTSGDNRWAALADRTAWPDRAARARAEFDLAIVSVFLDAGAGPTWRFQDPKTGSAIGRSEGLGLASLAMFAGGAFSANPQQPLRADAEVLAKLDVADLKRGMQVSDSNPLVGIDGRADLLRRLGALVASKPEVFGSFETPRPGGLFDRLAALADNGKLPAPTILSELLAQLGPIWPSRLTLGGIALGDCWKHPALTTADATSGLMPLHKLSQWLSYSLIEPLQTAGIDVTDIDGLTGLAEYRNGGLFVDIGVLTFRDPVDAAREHDVASSLVVEWRALTVALLDRVAEGLRQRLQLDATSLPLAKILEGGTWAAGRVLARERRADSSPPIKVISDGTVF; encoded by the coding sequence GTGAATTCCTTGAATCCGGAAACCTCGGCCGCGCTGTCATTGCTGAGTGCCAAGGCGGTTCGCGAGCGTGCCCATCGCATGCTGGCGATCGGGCTCGACGATCAGTTGCCCAACTTCCGCATCGATCTCGGCCGCATGGATGCGGCGGTCGATCTGGTGCTGGCGACGACGCGCGCGGCCTATCCGTCGCTTGACGTCCCCTTCCATTCGCGCTGGCGGCATTTCGTGACGTCAGGCGACAACCGCTGGGCCGCGCTGGCCGATCGCACCGCGTGGCCCGATCGCGCCGCGCGCGCGCGCGCCGAATTCGATCTCGCCATCGTCAGCGTATTTCTCGACGCCGGCGCGGGACCGACATGGCGCTTTCAGGATCCGAAAACCGGATCAGCGATTGGCCGTTCGGAGGGACTGGGGCTCGCGAGTCTTGCAATGTTCGCCGGCGGCGCATTCTCGGCAAATCCGCAGCAGCCGCTGCGCGCCGATGCCGAGGTGCTCGCCAAGCTCGATGTTGCCGACCTCAAGCGCGGCATGCAGGTCTCTGACAGCAATCCTTTGGTTGGCATCGACGGCCGCGCCGACCTGCTGCGCCGACTCGGCGCGCTGGTGGCGTCGAAGCCCGAGGTGTTCGGCAGCTTCGAGACACCCCGGCCCGGCGGCCTGTTCGATCGTCTGGCCGCGCTCGCGGACAACGGAAAACTCCCCGCCCCGACCATTCTCTCGGAATTACTGGCGCAGCTCGGCCCGATCTGGCCGTCGCGGCTGACGCTCGGCGGCATCGCGCTCGGCGATTGCTGGAAACATCCGGCATTGACGACGGCGGATGCGACGAGCGGCTTGATGCCGCTGCACAAGCTGTCGCAGTGGCTTTCTTATTCGCTGATCGAGCCGCTACAGACCGCGGGCATCGATGTCACCGATATCGACGGCCTCACCGGTCTCGCCGAATATCGCAATGGCGGGCTGTTCGTCGATATCGGCGTACTCACGTTTCGCGATCCCGTGGATGCCGCGCGCGAGCATGACGTGGCGTCATCACTGGTGGTGGAATGGCGCGCGCTGACGGTGGCGCTGCTCGACCGCGTCGCGGAAGGTTTGCGCCAGAGGCTACAACTCGACGCGACCTCGCTACCCCTGGCGAAAATACTCGAAGGCGGCACCTGGGCTGCCGGCCGCGTGCTGGCACGAGAGCGCCGCGCGGACTCTTCGCCGCCGATTAAAGTCATCAGCGACGGCACAGTTTTCTAG
- a CDS encoding GTP cyclohydrolase II (product_source=COG0807; cog=COG0807; pfam=PF00925,PF12471; superfamily=142695), translating to MTRSNRVDHIRLTSHPAPGATHDFPIRWGAATARERGPVIGTVSRPQDRNVIGTHGGSYSVYRALAVSSGALDPLRRPDLTNTHPAATIGPFEQWIDPQRIVSLDPWGHLVAENFATEIAEGIDIRPSIAITRARLDLPELQSAIAAGRLKQDGEVVHANGSVSVVKIAIDPVWHLPGLAVRFGTTENNLRRQLFEQTAGMFPELVTRPDLQIFLPPIGGTTAYLFGDVTKLPDHRTSITCRVHDECNGSDVFGSDICTCRPYLIHGIEECARAGQSGGLGIIIYNRKEGRALGEVTKFLVYNARKRQEGGDAAAQYFERTECVAGVQDARFQQLMPDVVHWLGLKRIDRFVSMSDMKHDALTSQGVEIVERVPIPDDMVPADAHVEIAAKKAAGYYSPEPVKPQDLLDSVGRSLEKY from the coding sequence ATGACACGCTCTAATCGGGTCGACCATATCCGGTTGACCTCGCACCCCGCACCGGGCGCCACCCACGACTTCCCGATCCGCTGGGGCGCCGCCACGGCGCGCGAACGCGGGCCGGTCATCGGCACGGTATCGCGACCGCAGGACCGCAACGTCATCGGCACCCACGGCGGCTCCTACTCGGTCTACCGCGCCCTAGCCGTGTCCTCCGGCGCACTCGATCCGCTGCGGCGGCCAGACCTCACCAATACCCACCCCGCCGCGACGATCGGCCCGTTCGAGCAGTGGATCGATCCGCAGCGCATCGTCTCGCTCGATCCCTGGGGGCATCTCGTCGCCGAGAATTTTGCCACCGAAATCGCCGAAGGTATCGACATCCGGCCGAGCATCGCCATTACCCGCGCGCGGCTCGATCTGCCGGAGCTGCAGTCAGCTATTGCAGCTGGCCGGCTGAAGCAGGATGGCGAGGTCGTGCACGCCAACGGCAGCGTGTCGGTGGTCAAGATCGCGATCGATCCGGTATGGCATCTGCCCGGCTTGGCCGTGCGCTTCGGCACCACCGAAAACAACCTGCGCCGGCAACTGTTCGAACAGACCGCCGGCATGTTTCCTGAACTGGTGACGCGGCCGGACCTGCAGATATTCCTGCCGCCGATCGGCGGCACCACGGCCTACTTGTTCGGCGACGTCACCAAACTGCCGGACCACCGCACCAGCATCACCTGCCGCGTCCATGACGAATGCAACGGCTCCGACGTGTTCGGCTCCGACATCTGCACCTGCCGTCCCTATCTGATCCACGGCATCGAGGAATGCGCCCGCGCCGGCCAGTCCGGCGGGCTCGGCATCATCATCTACAACCGCAAGGAAGGCCGCGCGCTCGGCGAGGTCACCAAATTCCTGGTCTACAATGCGCGCAAGCGGCAGGAAGGCGGCGACGCCGCGGCTCAGTACTTCGAGCGCACCGAATGCGTCGCCGGCGTGCAGGACGCCCGCTTCCAGCAGCTGATGCCGGACGTGGTGCACTGGCTCGGCCTGAAGCGGATCGATCGCTTCGTCTCCATGAGCGACATGAAGCACGACGCGCTGACCAGCCAGGGCGTCGAGATCGTCGAACGCGTGCCGATCCCCGACGACATGGTCCCGGCCGACGCCCACGTCGAGATCGCGGCAAAGAAAGCTGCAGGCTACTATTCGCCCGAACCCGTGAAGCCGCAGGATCTGCTCGATTCCGTCGGCCGATCGCTCGAGAAGTATTGA